A window of the Brassica napus cultivar Da-Ae chromosome C5, Da-Ae, whole genome shotgun sequence genome harbors these coding sequences:
- the LOC106399713 gene encoding protein OBERON 1-like, with protein MGTSSGSNLPHQMLPPRQQLQTDPHIFHKRCINTSCQNQLPADDCPCEICANRKGFCNLCMCVICSKFDFQVNTCRWIGCDVCSHWAHTDCAIREGEISKEEMMFKCRACNRTSELLGWVKDVFQHCAPNWDMEGLMKELDFVSRIFRGGEDTRGKKLVCKCEELINKIKGGLAEATAAKLLLMFFQESEVDSPKSLENEGMIAPQDACNRIAEVAKQTLRKMEIVGEEKTRMYNKALLGLEECEREMEEKAKEVSELKLEMEKKKQQIEEVGRIVRLKEAEAEMFQLKANQAKVEAERLERIVKAKREKTEEEYVSNYLKQRLREAEAEKEYMFEKMKEQESGGEALKFSEMLHRYNAPSRQE; from the exons ATGGGCACATCATCAGGATCCAATCTCCCTCACCAGATGCTACCTCCACGCCAGCAACTACAAACTGATCCCCACATCTTTCACAAGAGATGCATAAACACATCTTGCCAAAACCAACTCCCGGCTGATGATTGTCCCTGCGAGATATGTGCCAATAGGAAAGGCTTCTGCAACCTTTGCATGTGTGTGATCTGTAGCAAGTTCGACTTTCAAGTCAACACATGCCGTTGGATTGGCTGTGATGTGTGTTCTCATTGGGCTCATACGGATTGTGCTATTAGGGAGGGAGAGATCTCCAAGGAAGAAATGATGTTCAAGTGCCGTGCGTGCAACCGTACTTCTGAGCTGTTAGGTTGGGTTAAAGATGTGTTTCAGCACTGTGCACCAAACTGGGATATGGAGGGTTTGATGAAGGAACTCGACTTTGTGAGTAGGATTTTCCGTGGAGGGGAAGATACAAGAGGCAAGAAACTGGTCTGCAAGTGTGAGGAACTTATCAACAAGATTAAAGGTGGCTTGGCAGAAGCAACAGCTGCCAAATTGTTACTGATGTTTTTCCAAG AAAGTGAAGTGGACTCTCCAAAGAGCCTTGAAAACGAGGGAATGATCGCACCTCAAGATGCATGCAACCGTATTGCTGAAGTTGCAAAGCAAACACTGAGGAAAATGGAGATAGTAGGCGAGGAAAAGACGAGGATGTACAACAAAGCGCTGTTGGGGCTTGAAGAATGCgagagagagatggaagagAAAGCAAAGGAAGTGTCGGAGCTGAAGCtggagatggagaagaagaaacaacagATAGAAGAGGTGGGGAGGATCGTGAGGCTGAAAGAAGCAGAGGCAGAGATGTTTCAGTTGAAAGCAAACCAGGCGAAAGTGGAAGCAGAGAGGTTGGAGAGGATTGTGAAAGCGAAAAGGGAGAAGACAGAGGAGGAGTACGTGAGTAACTACTTGAAACAGAGGCTGAGGGAAGCGGAGGCAGAGAAAGAGTATATGTTTGAAAAGATGAAAGAGCAAGAAAGTGGTGGTGAGGCGTTAAAATTTAGCGAAATGCTTCATCGATACAATGCCCCGTCACGCCAAGAGTAG